One window of the Chitinivorax sp. B genome contains the following:
- the rpsP gene encoding 30S ribosomal protein S16 produces MVVIRLARGGAKNRPFFNVVVADSRNRRDGRFIERVGFYNPVAKEGAEGCRLAMDRVQFWQERGAQVSDAVAKLIKKSAKAAA; encoded by the coding sequence ATGGTCGTTATTCGTCTGGCTCGTGGTGGCGCTAAAAATCGCCCGTTTTTCAATGTAGTGGTTGCTGATTCCCGTAATCGTCGCGACGGTCGTTTCATTGAGCGCGTTGGCTTCTATAATCCTGTTGCTAAAGAAGGCGCTGAAGGTTGTCGTTTGGCCATGGATCGCGTCCAGTTCTGGCAAGAGCGCGGTGCGCAAGTAAGCGACGCCGTTGCCAAGCTGATCAAGAAATCTGCAAAAGCAGCAGCCTGA
- the rimM gene encoding ribosome maturation factor RimM (Essential for efficient processing of 16S rRNA), whose product MQPDDIVVMGQIGAPFGVRGWVHAYADTENPDSLMDYAVWRVGKPGGWQCYKVEEIELHAKSIVVKFEGIADRNAAAALRNAQIGVLRSELPETEEGEYYWSDLIGLEVINLQGERLGEVAQLFATGANDILVVRNGETERLLPFVKSVVQSVDATDRKITVDWGLDY is encoded by the coding sequence GTGCAGCCTGACGACATCGTGGTAATGGGGCAAATTGGTGCTCCGTTTGGTGTGCGAGGATGGGTTCACGCTTATGCAGATACCGAGAATCCTGATAGTTTGATGGATTATGCGGTATGGCGTGTGGGAAAGCCGGGTGGCTGGCAATGCTACAAGGTTGAAGAGATTGAACTGCACGCAAAGAGCATTGTTGTAAAGTTTGAAGGTATTGCAGATCGTAATGCTGCTGCTGCGTTGCGTAATGCCCAGATTGGGGTATTGCGTAGTGAATTACCGGAGACTGAAGAGGGTGAGTACTATTGGTCCGATCTGATCGGATTGGAGGTGATCAATCTCCAGGGCGAGCGATTGGGTGAGGTAGCCCAATTGTTTGCAACCGGTGCCAATGACATTCTCGTCGTGCGCAATGGTGAAACTGAGCGCTTGTTGCCTTTTGTAAAGAGTGTTGTTCAATCTGTCGATGCAACTGATCGTAAGATTACAGTCGATTGGGGATTGGATTACTAA